One Malaclemys terrapin pileata isolate rMalTer1 chromosome 7, rMalTer1.hap1, whole genome shotgun sequence genomic region harbors:
- the PDHB gene encoding pyruvate dehydrogenase E1 component subunit beta, mitochondrial translates to MAAAAGALRRLVRCGPQQGLGRRLQLRSGIHGSAPAAVQVTVRDALNQALDEELERDERVFLLGEEVAQYDGAYKISRGLWKKYGDKRIIDTPISEMGFTGIAVGAAMAGLRPICEFMTFNFSMQAIDQVINSAGKTLYMSAGMVPVPVVFRGPNGASAGVGAQHSQCFAAWYGHCPGLKVVSPWSSEDAKGLLKASVRDDNPVVMLENELMYGVPFEMAEEAQSKDFLVPIGKAKIERQGTHVTLVSHSRSVGHCLEAAAVLVKEGVECEVINLRTIRPMDVESIEASVVKTNHLITVEGGWPQFGVGAEICARIMEGPAFNYLDAPAVRLTGADVPMPYAKILEENCLPQVKDIIFAVKKVLNI, encoded by the exons ATGGCGGCTGCCGCAGGGGCACTGAGGAGGCTGGTGCGGTGCGGGCCCCAGCAG GGCCTGGGGCGGCGGCTGCAGCTGCGCAGCGGGATTCACGGCTCCGCGCCGGCGGCCGTCCAG GTGACGGTCCGTGATGCATTGAATCAGGCATTAGatgaggagctggagagggaTGAGAGAGTATTTTTGTTGGGAGAGGAAGTCGCCCAATATGATGGTGCATACAAG ATTAGCAGAGGTCTCTGGAAGAAATATGGAGACAAGAGAATAATAGATACTCCTATATCGGAG atgggCTTTACAGGAATTGCTGTAGGTGCTGCTATG GCTGGGTTGAGGCCGATTTGTGAGTTCATGACCTTCAACTTCTCCATGCAAGCAATTGATCAAGTTATAAATTCTGCTGGCAAGACACTTTACATGTCTGCAGGCATGGTGCCTGTCCCAGTTGTCTTCAGAGGTCCCAACggtgcctcagctggagtaggaGCACAACAttcacagtgctttgctgcttGGTATGGGCATTGTCCTGGACTGAAAGTAGTCAGCCCTTGGAGTTCAGAGGATGCTAAAGGTCTGCTTAAAGCATCAGTCCGGGATGACAATCCAG TTGTGATGCTGGAAAACGAATTGATGTATGGAGTCCCTTTTGAAATGGCAGAAGAAGCTCAATCAAAGGACTTTCTTGTTCCTATTGGAAAAGCCAAAATAGAAAGGCAAG GAACCCATGTTACTTTAGTGTCACACTCCAGATCTGTTGGACACTGTCTGGAAGCAGCTGCTGTACTTGTCAAAGAAGGTGTGGAGTGTGAG GTGATAAACCTCCGTACTATTAGACCAATGGATGTGGAAAGTATAGAAGCCAGTGTTGTGAAGACAAACCATCTTATAACAGTGGAAGGAGGCTGGCCACAATTTGGAGTAGGAGCTGAAATTTGTGCTAGGATCATGGAAG GACCTGCCTTTAATTATTTGGATGCTCCAGCTGTGCGTCTCACAGGTGCAGATGTTCCTATGCCTTATGCAAAGATTTTGGAAGAGAACTGCTTACCTCAAGTGAAAGATATCATATTTGCAGTGAAGAAAGTGTTAAATATCTAG
- the KCTD6 gene encoding BTB/POZ domain-containing protein KCTD6, whose protein sequence is MDNGDWGYMMTDPVTINVGGHLYTTSLTTLTRYPDSMLGAMFGGDFPTARDSQGNYFIDRDGPLFRYVLNFLRTSELTLPLDFKEFDLLRKEADFYQIEPLIQCLNDPKPLYPVDTFEEVVELSSTRKLSKYSNPVAVIITQLTITTKVHSLLEGISNHFTKWNKHMMDTRDCQVSFTFGPCDYHQEVSLRVHLMEYITKQGFTIRNTRVHHMSERANENTVEHNWTFCRLARKTDD, encoded by the exons ATGGATAATGGAGACTGGGGATATATG atGACTGATCCAGTCACAATAAATGTGGGTGGACACTTGTATACAACATCCCTCACCACTCTAACAAGATATCCCGATTCAATGCTTGGGGCCATGTTCGGGGGAGACTTCCCCACTGCCAGGGACTCTCAGGGCAATTACTTCATTGACCGAGATGGACCACTTTTCCGGTATGTTCTTAACTTTTTAAGGACTTCAGAGTTGACTTTGCCACTGGACTTCAAGGAATTTGACTTGCTTCGAAAAGAAGCAGATTTTTATCAAATTGAACCCCTAATCCAATGTCTTAATGACCCCAAGCCTTTGTATCCTGTGGATACCTTTGAGGAAGTAGTGGAGTTGTCCAGCACACGGAAACTTTCCAAATATTCCAATCCAGTGGCAGTAATCATAACGCAGTTAACCATCACAACTAAGGTCCATTCATTACTGGAAGGCATTTCAAACCATTTTACCAAGTGGAATAAGCACATGATGGACACAAGAGACTGCCAAGTTTCCTTTACTTTTGGGCCATGTGATTACCACCAGGAAGTTTCCCTCAGAGTCCATCTGATGGAGTACATTACAAAACAAGGTTTCACTATCAGAAATACAAGAGTTCACCATATGAGCGAGCGGGCCAATGAAAATACAGTGGAGCACAACTGGACTTTCTGTAGACTGGCACGGAAAACGGATGACTGA